The DNA segment CCCCCTCCTCCCGTGCAGCACCgggggctgcagcacagccgAGGCGGATTAAAAAGGAGAAGTGGCTGCCCTGAGGCTCCCGGAGTGGCTTTTTAGCAAGCAGTTTGCTGATCCTGTGCTCTTCTTGGggtgctggctggctgggaAGCACCCTGCCCGAGCCTGGGGAATTCCCTCCCTTCAGAGCCTGCCTGTGGGAGTCCTGTTCCCTGTAGGCTGCTGCCTGGACTGAGGCTTGGAAGGGCTCTCAGCATTCCCACTCCAACGGTTGTCCTAAGCCcaaatttccttctctgttgtgaatttttaatgtttttaaccCTCCTTCCCTGCGCCTGTGAGCTCTCAGGGAGCAGAGCTTAGAGTGGGCTCCTCTCCTGGGCCTCCcgctccagacccttctccgGACTGTCCGCCCCGGTCGGAGCTCGCCCCAGGAGCAGGCACGGGGGCAGGGTAGGGGTcagcccctgtccccctccccttctcatcctgctctgagtcccCTGGGGCCTGGGCTATGCTGCGGGGCGGACCCCCCACCACAGCTCCAACAtgccagcagcctctggaaagAGATTCAAACCCAGCAAGTACGTCCCGGTCTCCGCTGCTGCCATCTTCCTAGTGGGAGCCACCACCCTCTTCTTCGCCTTCACGtgagtcccagctgctgggccaGAGCGGGGAGGGCTGGCgaggacaggggacaggagctgggattTCCTCCCAGAGGGGGGGAGATATTgtgctctgggtgctgcagccacagcaggagcCATTTCACTCCATGAGTCTTCCCAGGGGAAATTGCATGCTGGCAGTCCTGGTGAGGCACCACTCAGCTGGGTTGGGAAGTGGTTTGTGACCTGTGGGTGGAAAACACATGGATTACTTTCTCCTTTGGAGCCAGGCGAGGTGGATTGGTGGGCCGGGGCAGAATACGTGTTATTTTTAGTTTCATAATCGATTTGTGAGCCATAAAGGAAAGTTCAGGGCGGAGAACTCTGACCCCTGTGCGGATCACTTGCTGTGTTCagtcccctgccctggggcaaTGAGGGTTCCCCTGCCCTGGAGAGGCCACCAGGGAAATGGCCAGCTGGTCACTGGGGCTTTGGGGGGCCACCATGCTGGGAGATGGTGCCGTGTACTAGAGAGGTGTGGTGAcatccctgggctgctgctcttccctgccTGGTGACACGTGCCTCGGTGACGTGCCCAGGGGGTGACAGGCAGGGGAGCAGAACCTAGAGGTGCTGAGGGAGTCTGTCAGAGGGTGGCTGGCACTATGGCACAGTGTGCCAGACAGGAAAGCCAGAGCATGGCAGCTGGAATGGCCACCAAATCCTGCAGGGCATCCCCGGGGTCTCAGTGGGGATGTGTCTGGGGTTCTGGCAGGGTGTGGGAAGGGCATCTGCTCTCTACTTCAGGGAGCGTCTCCTGCTCCCTGGGGTTTTCCTGCTGGGGCCACAGGAATCAGCTGGAGCTGCGGGAGGCCAAAGGGACAGGTGCCATGGGTGCTGCCATTCCCTGGGAAGGAGCCATTGGTGGTGGGAAGGTCAGTGTGGCTTTGGCAGCcactgggcagggacaggggaacTTGATGAccaaagaggggagcagggttGGTTCGCCCCATCCAGCGCCCGGTGCAGCTGGCAGTGTCACTCAGCAGCGTGTGGCTGTCCCCTGCTGGGACACCGAGTGGTCACCAGGCTCCCAGGCTGGGGGTTtggctgctccaggctgccaGATGCCTGTGGAAGTCCCTGACTGTTCCTCCTGTGCCAGGGGGATGAAGGAGAAGCAAAGGGAACAGGCGGTGCCCTCCAAGCTGCGTGTGCCACCCCGCGTGTGACCTTAGGGGACAGGCTGGCTCTGTTTTGGCACAGTGGCTGCTGGACAGCTGGACCCCGAGCCCATCCCAGCCGTGGGTGCCATCAGTGCCGGGAGCAGCCGCTTATCAGCGGGCGGTGAGAAGCAGCGCCGGAGCTGGCGCCGTGGAGCAGGTTTGGCCggggcaggagcacctgggcAGGTCGCTGTAATTGCAGGTCAGCGATGTTGTTTATCCGACTTCGGAACATCCCATTAAACCCCAGGCATGGTGTTCACACGGGCTGGGCCGTGAGGGAGCCGCGCTGCTCCCCGCGGGATGGCTCCTGTGGGACAGGGTCTGcctggtgctggagcaggttggCAGGGATGTGGGGCTCGAGGTTGGCCTCCTGTGTGATCCTGGGGGCCACTGTGCCCCTTCCTGCCTggtcagcagcagcctggctgctgaaCCCCTTCCCCCTGTCAGCATCCGACCTAAGGCTGGTCCTTTGGGAAGTGCAATGGAAGCTGTGAGGATGGGCTCTTGAAGGCCTCCCCAAAACAAGGAGCAGCCAAGGGTCGGCACAGCTCTTAAGGCTCCGGTTGCTTTGCTTCCAGCCTATCCACTGGATGCCTTTTGGTCCCTCCAGGATTTGTATCTCTGGGCCAAGAACTCTGTTTAATTGATTAATTTAATTAGGAACTGCTGCTGAGCACGTGGCTGTGGAAATGAGGCCGGTTGCCCTGGAGGGGAGGGGCAGCAGGAAAGGGGATGTTCCTGCCTCCCCCTGGGATGAGTGGGGGGTCTCAGGCTTGCTGGGCTCTCAGATGGGTGCTGATTTAGGATGGAAATTGCCCCTTGGGGTCCATTTGTCCATTCCTGCATCTCCCCACTGACTGGTCCCAGCCCCTGGTGCAGTTGGCTCTTGGGTtccttgtcccctccctggggctggcagtgctACTGGGACACAGTGTCGTGCCCGCTCCCAGTCAGATCCAAACTTGTGTGAGGGTCAGGGCGAGCAGGGATTGTGTTTGTGCCAAGGCCTTTGGGGAGCTGGAGAGCCGGTGGGTCCGAGCCCCggggagcaggcaggaggggaggcTGTGCCTGGGAGAGTGCAGGGcctgaggggctggggaaggcatgccagcagggagggacaggcTTCTCCGGGCGTGACTGGTAGCCAAAAGCCAGTCTCATCCCGGTGTGACTCATGGTGCCCGAGGTTCCCCAAGTCCTCTCATGTGCTGCCAGGGACAAGTCCCGACAGCTCCTCTGGCCATGAGTGTGTTGCATCCCGATCCTGAGGGGGAACCCGATGGGTGATGCAGGACTTGCGTGGCTGGCGATGGTGACGagcctccctcctgctcctcctcctcctcctcctgccctgtgtGCCTGCAGCCCCACACTCTCTGTTCAGGAGAGCAAAAGGCAGGAACACATCACTCTCCTGATAAGGAGGTTCCCTCAGGGATGGGCAGCACCTTTGCTCCCTGTGGAGGACCCTGATCCCTCCAGTGGGTGGGGATGGTCCCAGGATGTGACTCCATGGCTTTGGGGTCACCAGCATGGTGCCACCAGGTAGTCTGGCTCCAGGGGGATTCCCACAGCACAGGGGTCCCTGTGTGTGAGGGagccaggaaagcagcaggtCCTGGTGTTCCTTAGGGAGGGTCTTGTGCTTGCCCTGGCCTGTGAATCCTACCCAGGGGGTCTTGTCAGTGTGTCTGAGCCCAGGAACCTGCTGGGCACTGTcctgccccaggagctctgtgaCCCTCCAGGAAGGGCTGGCTGCTGAGACAGCACAGAGATGTTCCCTTCCCCTGGTCCTTCCCTCTCTGCGTGCCCCAGAGCTTTCCAAGGCAGCTGgatccttccctccctccctgggcTCTGTCTCTCAGGATCCAGGCTGTGTGCTTGGCTCAGCCCGGCTGTTGGCTGTTCCCTGTGTGGGATGGCTGCCCGGGCATGGGTCTTCCTGGCTCCCCTCCATCTCTTTCAAGCAAACCTTTGGGCTGGGATTTCCCTTCCTGGAAAGAGGAGCTCCTTCCACACAGTTCCTGGAAGGGCATTTCCTCCTCTGAGCCCCCTGGCCCTCTCTgtcagcagagagcagagccagggaggcTTCTCCCAGGTGGAGTAGGAGCTCAGCTCAGGGACATGGGGTCCTTGGTTCTGGTGTGTCCTCACTCTCTACAACCCCCtaggtggggttgggctcttcTCCCAAGGAACAAGTGATGGGACTAGAGGAAGCGGCCTCAGGtggtgccaggagaggtttacTTTGGATGGTAGAGAAAATTTCCGCATGGAAAGGGTTGTTCAGCCCAGGccagtggtggagtcaccaaaGAACATGTggctgtggcacttggggacatatTTCAATGGTGGCCCCGACAGTGCTGGGGAAGCAGTTGGAATCAGTGATCTTGGAGGGTTTTTCCAACCTGAACAATTCTGTCATTCCATGGCTCCGTGATTCATCCTTTGCTTGGGTTGTGGCCTGGTGCTGTTCTGTAGGTTCTGTGcctccagcactgctctccCAGGGTTTTGGGGCACAGATTGGAGAGGACTCCTCCTCTCCACCCCGTCCCAGCTGTGGAGAATCCGCCTGGCTGGCTtccagaggaggcagcagggccGGCATGGCCGGTGCCGCTTGAGGAGCCGCTCcccagctcagggcagagcTCGGGGGGCTGGGCCGGGAGATGCCGGGATGCCATCCCGGGAGATGCCATCCTGGGAGATGCCAGCCTGATACggagcagggaggcagcagccagggTGCCCAGCAGGGCGGCTCCTCAGGAACGAGGGGGGAAGAGGCTTTGGCGAAGGCAGTCTGCAGGAGGAACTTGATGTGGTGTGTGGGACCTGGGGGAgccagagaggaggaggaagaggagtgtggTGGGTGGCTTGGCCATACTGTCCTCCTTGCCAGGGATGTCCTGCAACCAAAAGTCTGCCCTCCTGCTCTCTCATCCCTGTGCCTGGATGGGGACAGCCTCAGCCTTGGCCTGTGAGACCAGGTCCCACTGATGATTCCCACCCTCCCTGGGGCACGGAGCGGTGCCCGGTGCTGGGAGCACCCTGCCCACCTTgccctctgtgctgccaggtgTGTGCTGGAAGGGTGTGCCCGCTTCTCCTGCCCTCCTGGGGCAGTCCCCCCGGCACAGCTGCTACTCCTCACCCGGGGGTGCCCCCCTGCCCTCCTCAGGGCACTGAACTGGGACAGAGCCCTGCACCAAGGGCTCGTTCCCAGCTGGAGCCTTGCCATGGCTCTCAGACCTGCTGTGACAAGGACGGGGCTGCCTCACCCGGTGATGGGACCCGGCTCCGTGGGTGGTGGtggaggaggggacagggccagcGCCTGCCCCTTCACCCCAACCTGTGGGGGATTACGGCGCTGGCACCATATGTCGCCCTGCCCGCCTAGCCCCACGCTGCTCCGGCCACCTAAATCCATCGGCACTTAGCCCGGTGGGGGGAAGAGAGGGACAGATGCTGCCCTAGATCTGTGGGATTAAATCCCAGCAGCAAAGCAGATTAGGGAATTACGCTGGCGCCTGCAAGGGGGAAGCCCACTGTCctgagcaggggcaggagggagcagggtgATTCCCTCACTGTGCTCCCACAGGCTTGTTGGAGGAGCTGGGTGCTGGCTGGAGTCCCCATGTCATGCTAGAGCTGTCCCTGGGATGCGAGGAGCATGAGTGGCTCTGGAGGCACCAGAGCTGGTGCTGGTTTCATGTCCCCTCACAGAGTCCTCTCTACCCCTGAGCAGCTGGTGGGGCACAGGGAAGATGACATTGTGCTTTCTGGCAGGTCCCCTGGGTGCCCCCCGTGCCATTGgcctgcttttctctgttcctAGCACCACTACTCTGTAGAACCCTCCAGTTGGGTCCCAAAGGGGAATTTTGCTCCCTGAAGGATGCCTGGAGCACATCCCACTGTGGCCCTCAGGTGCTCCCCAGGCTGGGGTCAGGCTGTTCTGTAGAAATGGCTGCAGTGTGGGCATgggatgtgctgcagggaggCGGCAGGAGTGACACAAGTGAGGGATCCGAGGGtctcacagctgctgtgcccacaGGTGCCCGGGACTCAGTCTCTATGTGTCCCCCATCATCCCCGCCTACAATGCCGTCGTCTTCCTCTTTGTGCTGGCCAACTTCAGCATGGCCACCTTCATGGACCCGGGCATATTCCCACGAGGTGAGtctggctctggctgggaagAGCTGCCTCCTTGCACCCTTCCTCCGAAGTAAAGGGGATTTCTGTGTCCCAAAAGGCTGGTGAGGAGCCTTGCTCGCCCTGCCCGGTGGGATCAGGCAGTGACAAGCGCTACAGGGATGGCAGCTCTGGGTTCAGAATCCCATGTTGGGTCCCTGGGGCTCAGGCAGTGTCAGGATCCTGGAGCAGGGTCTGGGAGATCCCCCCCTGGCCTGTGTTTGGGgctccctggctgtccctgtgccaggtgaCAGGAAGGTGATGCCGGGAGCCTTCGGCTtgggcaggcaggggctggcCAGGCCCTGATGCTGTGCCGGGGTGTCCCCATCAGCTGAGGAAGACGAGGACAAAGAGGACGATTTCCGGGCCCCGCTGTACAAGACGGTGGAGATCAAGGGCATCCAGGTGCGCATGAAGTGGTGCGCGACCTGCCGCTTCTACCGCCCGCCGcgctgctcccactgcagcgTCTGCGACAACTGCGTGGAGGTGAGGAGCTGCCGGGGCCTCCGCCAGCCCCCCATGgggcagggagccccgggagcaCCCCCTCACTGAGCCCCATCCCCGCAGGAGTTCGACCACCACTGCCCCTGGGTCAACAACTGCATCGGGCGGCGCAACTACCGctacttcttcctcttcctgctgtcGCTCACCATGCACATCATGGGCGTCTTCGGCTTTGGGCTGCTCTACGTCCTGTACCAGGTGGAGGAGCTCTCCGGCGTCCGCATGGCCGTCACGTATCCTCCTGAGCAGTGCCAGCGGGCAGGGGGCGCGGGGTCTGGGGGCAGCGCGGTGCCGAGcggggctgtggctgctccttAGCTGGCTGCGGCAGGATGGTGGTGATGTGCGTGGCTGGGCTCTTCTTCATTCCCGTCGCTGGCCTGACAGGCTTCCACGTGGTGCTCGTGGCCAGGGGCCGCACTACCAATGAACAGGTATGTCCAGGGGACTGTGAGGGAactgccagcctggccaggcCACCTACAGATacattttgggatttccctggAGAGGATGGGTGTGGACAGCTGGATTAAAACTGGGTAAGGCCCCTGAGCTGGGGAGGTAGAGCACAGGGTGACTGAGAGGCAGCTGCATCCATGGGGGTGCAGtcagaggatggagccaggtgGGCACTCTAGGGGCCCAGGAGGTGAAATTGAGGAGACCTGAGCCCCTCAAGGGTATGTGAGCACTGAAACAGGCaccaggaaaaggagcagggtCTTGGAGTTCTCCATCCTGGTCCTGGGGGGTTGTCCTTAGGGAGCTGGCATGGCTGGCTGTGACACTCCTTTGTCCCACAGGTGACAGGCAAGTTCCGCGGGGGCGTCAACCCCTTCACCAATGGTTGCTGTAAGAACGTCAGCCGGgtcctctgcagctccccagcGCCCAGGTGAGCCTGGCCTCTGCATCCCTGGAAAAACTGCTCCATCCCAGGCTTCAGGCCCTGCCTGACCTTCCTCTCCCCGCTCTCCAGGTACCTTGGGCGCCCCAAGGCTGAGCAGACTGTGCTGGTGAGACCCCCGTTCCTGCGGCCCGAGGTGTCGGACGGTCAGATCACTGTCAAGATCATGGACAATGGTATCCAGACAGAGCTGAAAAGGACGAAGGTGAGGAAGGTGGGGACCAGCGCTGCCTGCGCTGGGGCCCTCCACGGAGCCCAGGGGTGCAAGCCTGCATCCGTGAGTAGAGAACCGAGTGAGCCTGGTCACGTTCCCTGTCCCCCTCCATGTCGTCTTGTTCTGTGTCCCCGTGGCATGGAAACTGTCCTACTCCCATGTGGCAGTGAACACATGAGGCCTTGCCCCCTCCATTGCCCTTACTGGTCCCATCCTTCCCCATCCTCTGCAGGTTCCCCCTCCTTGGCACTTCCAGCACCCACCCGGggcacacactgccccctgTTCTGTCAGATGGCCCGGGAGGCAGCGGGAGCCCCCAGTGCCGCTGTCCatgccctgccagcccagggggGCTGAGGCCTTGGCCCCTCCTGACCCTGCCTGCGCTTTGTCTCTGCAGTCCAAGGGGAGCCTGGAGGTGACGGAGAGCCAGTCTGCTGACGCCGAGCCGCCACCCCCACCTAAGCCCGACCTCAGCCGCTACACGGGCCTGAGGACACACTTAACCCTGGCCACCACTGAGGGTAAGGAGGGCACCAGAGCCTTGACAGCCGCTGGGaggggagcccagggctgcagcaggcagacCAGGAGCCAGGGCCATAGGGCAGACCTGGAGCACGTCAGCATTCCTGGGCTGGTGTATGTGGCCCCTTGCACTTGGAGAAGCCTGCAGGGGATGCTCGCAGTCAGATCTGCTCTGCCGGAGGCCGAGCCAGCATGGCGCTGTCTGAAGCCACCAGGAGCTGTGCCTTGCAGCCACCGTGCTGCCAGGATGGAGGAGGCGAAGTGGTGGCGGGCCTGGCTCAGCGGCACAGAGCATCTATGTCTGGCTCCGTGTGGGCCTGGCCAGAGGTGGGATGTGATGGGCAGAGCctgtggcagctgctttctgcagcagctggagaccccacggctctcccagccctggctggggtCTGCTGCCCGGTGAGGCTTGTGGTGTGTGTGCTTCCCATTGAGCTCCCTGACACCCCCGTGCCGTGCATCCGCAGGGTGTCACCcagccggggctgccgcagGGGCACAGAAGTGCCAGCCCCACACATGTGGCTGTGGGGAGAACCCTTCCTCCCAGTCTGTCTCTCCCACCCTGGTGCACCTCCCCTGCtgcccgtccctgtccctggtcTGTCAGCCCCAGGCTCGGAGTCGGTTctgaggcagggaagggggGGCTCGGCGCGTTCCTCGCCCGCAGCCGCCCTTAGCGTGCCCCTCTCTCCCGGCGCAGACAGCGGCTTGCTAGGCAAGGACAGCCCCCCGACTCCCACCATGTACAAGTACCGGCCCGgttacagcagcagcagcacctcggCGGCCCTGCCCCACTCCACCAGTGCCAAGGTaaggctgagcccagcacaggggtCCAGCCCCGAGGGGATGCCACCCCATTCCTAGTGTGGGAAGGGTTTAGGGCATGCATTGGGAGCTCCATGAGGAGGCCCCGTGGTCATTCTttgctgcccctctgcccctcagcTGAGCCGAGTGAACAGCCTAAAGGAGCCCAACTCCATCTGTGACAGTGGCCACAAGCCCAGCTACCGCTCAGAGCCAAGCCTGGAACCAGAGAGCTTCCGCTCACCCACCTTTGGCAAGAGCTTCCACTTTGACCCTCTCTCCAGCGGCTCCCGCTCCTCCAGCCTCAAGTCAGCCCAGGGCACGGGCTTTGAGACGGGCCACCTGCAGTCTATCCGCTCGGAGGGCACCACCTCCACCTCCTACAAGAGCCTGGTGAACCAGACGCGTA comes from the Taeniopygia guttata chromosome 5, bTaeGut7.mat, whole genome shotgun sequence genome and includes:
- the ZDHHC5 gene encoding palmitoyltransferase ZDHHC5, with the translated sequence MPAASGKRFKPSKYVPVSAAAIFLVGATTLFFAFTCPGLSLYVSPIIPAYNAVVFLFVLANFSMATFMDPGIFPRAEEDEDKEDDFRAPLYKTVEIKGIQVRMKWCATCRFYRPPRCSHCSVCDNCVEEFDHHCPWVNNCIGRRNYRYFFLFLLSLTMHIMGVFGFGLLYVLYQVEELSGVRMAVTMVVMCVAGLFFIPVAGLTGFHVVLVARGRTTNEQVTGKFRGGVNPFTNGCCKNVSRVLCSSPAPRYLGRPKAEQTVLVRPPFLRPEVSDGQITVKIMDNGIQTELKRTKSKGSLEVTESQSADAEPPPPPKPDLSRYTGLRTHLTLATTEDSGLLGKDSPPTPTMYKYRPGYSSSSTSAALPHSTSAKLSRVNSLKEPNSICDSGHKPSYRSEPSLEPESFRSPTFGKSFHFDPLSSGSRSSSLKSAQGTGFETGHLQSIRSEGTTSTSYKSLVNQTRNGSLSYDSLLTPSDSPDFESVQAGPEPEPPVGYTSPFLSARIAQQRETDLHGRFASAASPKHAVPREPSPVRYDNLSRHIVASIQEREKLLQQPPAPGREEDAGLADSGIQSTPGSSNAPRTSSSSDDSKRSPLGKNPLTRPALPRFGKPEPPPALRVRSLGSPDQPAAPHLGKSVSYSSQKTASQAGGPDTEEVALQPLLAPKDEVQMRTAYSKSNGQPKSLGSAPPGPGPVPLSSPTRGGVKKVSGVGGTTYEISV